In Pseudobacteriovorax antillogorgiicola, a single window of DNA contains:
- the rpmF gene encoding 50S ribosomal protein L32, producing MPVPKKRTSRSKNRTRRAHHSLTAPGMSVCGNCGATKYPHSVCESCGHHKGKQVIEPKADLGIEESFEAEA from the coding sequence ATGCCAGTACCAAAGAAACGTACTTCCAGATCAAAAAATAGAACCCGACGCGCACACCACTCACTGACTGCTCCAGGAATGTCAGTTTGCGGTAACTGTGGCGCGACGAAATACCCTCACAGCGTTTGTGAGTCTTGTGGACACCACAAAGGAAAGCAGGTTATCGAGCCAAAAGCTGACCTAGGAATTGAAGAGTCTTTCGAAGCCGAGGCTTAA
- the fabD gene encoding ACP S-malonyltransferase → MKTLAMFPGQGSQYVGMGKSILQEFPYTKEVFEEAEDAAKLSIRKLCFEGPESDLQMTANTQPAILTTSVATWKILQQECGFSSEYFAGHSLGEYSALVASGRLALGRAALLVRKRGEAMQEAVPQGVGAMAAVMKVSAEDLEALCAEMSREGSIVEVVNYNSPQQLVVAGHTEAVDRIAKKLTELKKRCVKLAVSAPFHSRLMSPAKDAMKPLLLETEFSSQESEIFANVSGEIVAYKAQHLIDQIDSPVRWTQIMLGAADLGVTRFVEVGPGKVLNGLARRTLPKEVEFFLFDTDDCKEAIQRLA, encoded by the coding sequence ATGAAGACACTTGCCATGTTTCCCGGACAGGGAAGTCAGTATGTGGGCATGGGCAAAAGCATTCTTCAAGAGTTCCCTTATACAAAGGAAGTCTTTGAGGAAGCCGAAGACGCTGCAAAGTTATCGATACGCAAGTTGTGTTTCGAGGGCCCTGAGTCTGACCTTCAGATGACGGCAAATACGCAGCCCGCTATTCTGACGACAAGCGTAGCCACTTGGAAGATCCTTCAACAAGAGTGTGGATTCTCTAGCGAGTATTTTGCCGGTCATAGTCTTGGCGAGTATTCGGCGTTGGTTGCGTCCGGTCGCTTGGCACTAGGGCGAGCTGCCTTGCTTGTCCGAAAGCGTGGCGAAGCTATGCAAGAAGCCGTTCCGCAGGGCGTTGGCGCGATGGCCGCTGTCATGAAGGTGTCAGCCGAGGATCTGGAAGCTCTGTGTGCAGAAATGTCACGAGAAGGTTCGATCGTAGAAGTTGTTAACTACAATAGCCCTCAACAACTTGTGGTAGCAGGTCATACGGAAGCTGTGGACAGGATAGCAAAGAAGCTGACTGAACTTAAAAAGCGATGCGTTAAACTAGCGGTCAGTGCTCCCTTTCACTCGCGACTGATGAGTCCGGCGAAAGATGCTATGAAGCCCCTTCTTCTAGAGACAGAATTCTCCTCACAGGAATCTGAGATCTTCGCCAATGTCTCAGGTGAAATCGTTGCTTACAAAGCTCAGCATTTGATCGATCAGATCGACAGCCCTGTGCGATGGACCCAGATTATGCTTGGTGCGGCAGACTTGGGTGTGACTCGTTTCGTCGAAGTAGGTCCCGGTAAAGTCCTCAATGGTCTTGCGCGACGAACCTTACCAAAAGAAGTCGAGTTTTTTCTTTTTGATACTGATGATTGCAAAGAGGCCATCCAAAGACTTGCCTAA